In Marasmius oreades isolate 03SP1 chromosome 3, whole genome shotgun sequence, a single window of DNA contains:
- a CDS encoding uncharacterized protein (MEROPS:MER0017177) gives MEDSSYRNVNVSRGYNYHYYVSSPKSGKPSVFFVHGFGIGSKDWRHQVQYFRQRGYGIIVPDMLGYAGSAIPNGIDPNELKYTSLVQDIVDILGFEQVKKAIFVSQGGGSPIASRIAQLHPDRVLACAFLSTPYLPPNPNFDYTKELQREKEKYGQELLGFMDFYANDAAVIKIVANHFDAFFNITYPQDPKSWSEKYGPSGELRKYLLSGEILPSPSWFPSDDDKNFQFGNLHNNGRNGPFTYYKAIVSGIQAEDDNAVPQNRYVIRKPVFFGAALDDYVSLPSEGKELTKKFCMNATVRDFKANHWMHLQIPDEVNQALLDWIQGL, from the exons ATGGAGGATTCGTCGTATAGAAATGTCAATGTATCACGGGGATACAACTACCATTACTACGTATCCTCTCCAAAGTCGGGAAAGCCTAGCGTTTTCTTTGTTCACGGATTTGGTATCGGTTCGAAGGATTGGCGTCACCAG GTCCAATATTTCCGTCAGCGAGGATATGGAATCATCGTGCCCGACATGCTTGGATACGCTGGTAGCGCCATACCCAACGGGATCGACCCAAACGAACTCAAATACACCTCACTCGTCCAAGATATCGTGGATATCTTGGGCTTTGAACAAGTAAAGAAGGCTATCTTTGTCAGCCAAGGAGG AGGATCTCCCATAGCAAGCCGCATTGCTCAATTACACCCAGACAGAGTCCTAGCATGCGCATTCCTCTCCACTCCTTACCTTCCTCCCAACCCCAACTTTGATTACACGAAAGAGCTTCAACGGGAAAAGGAGAAATATGGTCAAGAGCTCCTTGGTTTCATGGATTTCTACGCCAATGATGCGGCCGTAATCAAGATCGTTGCAAACCAT TTCGATGCTTTCTTCAATATAACGTATCCACAAGATCCAAAATCTTGGTCTGAGAAGTACGGACCATCTGGAGAGCTTCGGAAATATCTTCTTTCCGGAGAGATCTTGCCTTCACCATCCTGGTTCCCTTCAGATGAT GACAAGAACTTCCAATTCGGCAATTTACATAACAACGGTCGAAATGGACCTTTTACTTACTACAAAGCCATCGTATCGGGGATTCAAGCTGAAGACGACAATG CGGTACCCCAGAACCGATATGTCATACGAAAACCCGTCTTTTTCGGTGCGGCCTTGGACGACTATGTCTCACTGCCTTCAGAAGGGAAAGAATTGACCAAGAAATTTTGTATGAACGCTACCGTTCGCGACTTCAAAGCGAACCACTGGATGCACCTCCAGATCCCTGATGAGGTGAATCAGGCGCTTTTGGATTGGATTCAAGGATTGTAG